The Raphanus sativus cultivar WK10039 chromosome 6, ASM80110v3, whole genome shotgun sequence sequence TCCTTAACACCGTAGCCTCTGTTCGCCCAATTACACTTGAATAAAGGAACGCTGAACATGTGGTAGTCGAGGAGAATGATCTCTGTTATCACTCCATAATATGTGACCATATCGGCTGTATGTCTTGTATCTCTTGCAGAAGATTTACACATGTTGAAAGCTTCGTAAGTGACTCCACTATTCTGAGTCTTTCGTTTAACGGATTGTATGTGAAATCGGTTCCCGTTAATGACAAAACCTTTATGGGTATGAGCAGTAAACCTTGGTCCAAAGGCCAACCACCTCAGCTTCGTAGAATGATCCTTTGAGTTAGAAGGTATCTAACAAGGATGTAATAATGTGTGAGCTATGTGAACAGAAAAGTAAACAGATAGTGAAGTTGTACAAACCTTATTCTTCACCCATTCAGCAAATTGTTGGGTGTGATGCTTCCATAACAAAGTTTCATTTGTTGCTAATCGAACATCATTATCTTGCAGTTCTTGTaagttcatcctggttttacaAAGTAGAGAGTTATCAGACTGATAAAAAGAATCTGAATTTGAGAGGGACAGTAGAACTTACTCAACATACAGATCCATAATAGCCATATTCATCAAAACATATCGATGTGCTATGTCTCTATCTTTCTCTGAAAGAATAACCTCTGTTCCCTTTTGCAGTGGTCGACCTTCAATAACCATTCCATCAGACTGAAGATCTTCATTACGGTTAAGTACTTCTTCAACTGGTACAACACTTTTCAGGAACTCTAAACAAAAGGCTATGCATTCTCCAGCTAAGTACCCCTCAGCCATACATGCTTCTGGCCTAGCAAAATTCTTTACATATGCCTTCAGTGTTTTCATGTATCTACAACTCAAACAATATAGCAATAGTTACAAACCTCAGTTGATCAGAAATAAACATTCTACAATACGATTgaacaaaatgaaaacaaacctCTCAAATGGATACATCCAACGAAAGTGCACAGGACCTCCTAAACGTGCCTCTCTTGCTAGGTGTAAAGGAAGGTGGAACATGATATCGAAGAGCGATGGAGGGAAAAACCGCTCGAGTTGGCACATTGTCTCCACAAATTCATTTTCCAAAGTTATCAGCTTCTCCGCGTCAATAGCACGCTGACACAATCTGTTGAAGTAATTACATACTCGAGTTACTGCCACTCTTGGTCCTCTAGGAAGCAACCCTCGTAACGCAGCAGGTAACAGATTTTGGATTAGTACATGATGATCATGGGACTTAAGACTCCCAATCGAAGGAGGGTTAATTGAAACACTGTTACCAATATTACCACAGTAGCCGTCAGGGCCTCTGAACGCAGACAACCTttgaaaaaatatctttttctcTTCCTTACTGAGCCAATAAGTTGCTGGAGGCAAGTAGAATCTCTTTCCCCGTACCTGTGTGTGCAAGTTTTTCCGGATTCCAATATCTTCTAAGTCCTGTCTCGCTTTGAGGCCATCTTTTGACTTAGCACTCTGCATCAGTGTTGATAATAATGCATCAGACAAGTTCTTTTCCACGTGCATGACATCGATGTTGTGACGCACCGGCAAATCCTAACACATTGAAAACAGTATGATCAGTTAATGGAAAAACAAAATGTGACAATCGTATCTCAGTCTAACAATAGACTGTAATACCTTCCAGTAGGGTAAATCGAAGAATATTGATCGTTTCTTCCACCTCCATTGATCACTCGTTTCGTCATTTTCTTCGTCTTCAGCCACCTGCTCTTCTGACAAGACATtgctcttcctttttttttgtcttggcTAAAGATCTTCCAAAATCATTCCTGAAGTTCTTTAATGTTGCAAAAATTTCTGCACCTGTTTGAATCCTGTTTGCAGTCCCGTTCTCTACTGTATTATCAAACCATCATTTCTTGCGTCTGTTGTGATGTCCATGGCTTAGTCGCTTCCTATTCCCCAAATACACATACTTGCGACTAAACTTGAGCCACCTATTTGGTGTATCCTTTCCACAAACATTGCATGCTTGTTTCCCTTTAACTTTGCAACCTGCCAAAGTCCCTAGAGCCGGGTAGTCGCTTATAGTCCACAACAACATAGCTTTTAGTGTAAACTTGTCTTTCAGGAATGAGTCGTATACCTAAATTCCCTCACTCCACAATTCTTTTAAGTCTTCTACCAGTGGTTCTAGAAAAACATCAATGTTGTTGCTCAGAGCCGTCGGTCCAGGGATCAACATAGTCACCATGATGTTCTCAGCCTTCATACACTGAGTTGGTGGCAAGTTGTAGTTGACTAACAACACCGGCCAAGTACTATACTTTGTGTTCTGGAGAGAGAAAGGGCTCATACCATCGGTTGACAGACCGAGTCGAAGGTTTCTTGCTTCACTAGAAAACTCTGGCCACTTATTATTCACTTGAGCCCAAGATAACGAGTCAACAGGGTGTCGCATTATACCATCTTCAGTGGCATTGTTGGCATGCCATCGCAAATCCTCAGCCATCCTTGATGATCTAAACATCCTCTTGAATCTGTCTTTGATCGGAAAATACCTTAGGACCTTTGCTGGAAttcctttcttttcttcattATTGTGCTTATCAATTTCCCATCTAGAAGCACTACATCGTGGGCAGGTTTCCAACTCCTCATATTGCTTCCTATAGAGAATACAATCGTTCTTGCACGCATGAATCATATCGTAGCCAAGCCCAAAAATCTTCAAGAACTTCTTAATCGAATCAGTCGACTTTGGTAGTACATTGCCTTCCGGTAGCATGTCATGTAATGTCGACAGTAGCTGATCAAAGTAAGCCACTGACATTCCACTCTTTACTTTGATGCGGTAAAGGGCCATGATCGCAGAAACTTTGGTGTGCTTGCTACATGTCAAGTACAATGGAGTTTCAGCATCTCTCACCTTCTTCCTAAACTCCGAGTGTTCATCATGTTCACCATGTACAGGCTCTCCTCCAGTGTGATCAGATGGCGGTTCATCAGGTTCACCACTATCAAAATAAGCCGTCCTTAGCAAACCATAAGCCTCAGTTTCTGATTGAGGGGCACTATCAGTCATATCAGACCTTCTTTCACCATGTAAACTCCAACAGGTACTCCTCATATACTTCTTATCCATACCCCTTATGACAAGATGCTCCGTTACTTTGTCTAAAACTTGATGGGTAAGGTTTCTGCAGTGAGTACATGGACATAATATTTATGTCGGATCTCCTAACCTCCTCGCTGATGCAGTAACAAAGCATGTTGCTCCTTCCAAATATTCGAGGCTAGccctacatatatataaaaagatttttttcagaATGAGAACAAAAATTTGGAACAGAAGAAGAACTTGTCATgaattaaaatttcgaaaagATTACTACCTTGGAAGCCAAACCCATGCTTTTTCCATATCAGAACAGTATAACTTCGAGGGAGATCGATTGAAACCTTCGATTTTTGGAACGGAGGCGTATGAGGGAGATCGATTGAAACCTTCGATTTTTGGAACTAAACCTAGATTTGAGTTATCGCAGAAGGAGAATGAACAGAGATCTCCGATGGAGATGGAAAGACGTAGAttgaaagattaaaaaaatcagaGCCTACGGCTTCTATTAAGGCACGTCATCTATCCGCACCATTCCTTCTTATTGGTTTCTGTAGAATTCtatattaattcatttttaaattacgAAAAATGCATGAAAATGGTTGGAAATTATGTTATGAacacaatttaaaatttttaaattaactaaaactaattcaaaattttaattaattttagtattaatatttttttttttaaatgttgtaTGTTTCAAATAAGTATAAAATGATTACTCCATATGGAGAATAGATGATGATAGGGTTGAATCTCTATGAATTATATAGTGTGAGAATGTATTGTGGTTCACTCCATATAGAAAATAGATGAGATATGGTTGAATCCCTATGTGTTATACAGTTTGAGAATGTATTGAGGTTCACTCCATATGGAGAGTAGATGATGATATGGTTGAATCCCTAAATTTTTTATAGAATAGGGTTCAATCCCTAAATAAACCCTCAAATCTCAATTCGTTTCAAGTtgtagaaatttttaaactaattggtaaactgttttgtaaactgtttaaaaacataaaaaatatctCTAAATGTTGAATCTCTAAATTTGTTACAATATGGTTGAATCTctaaataaaccctaaaatctaaattgtagaaaattttaaactaattggtaaactgttttgtaaactgtttaaaaacataaaaataatctCTAAATGTTGAATCTCTAAATTTGTTACAATAGGGTTGAGTCCCTAAATAAATTTTTACGCataatttatttgtattaatatttatggATCACTTATTTTTATGGaccatttatttttatacaattttgctattgattatgattatatatatatgccaaGCGTACATaatcttattaaaaatatgtcttaacaaccaaacaaaatatGTCTTACAACCAAACAAGCAAACTATGTCTTAAAACCAAACAAGCATACTCCATAAATGTCTTTGAGAATACTCGAGTACAGTTAAACATACAGAATCTTATCATTTGGCCAAGCCACTGTGCTTCCCACAGCATCCGATATGTCTTTGAGAAAAGAGTTTGGTCTCCATAGAGCTGCATCTTCAATCAAGGCCACTTCAACCCATACCCGACTTGCATTGGGACCTAACGGGACGTGATGGACAACACTTAATGGATCAGTACAACTTACTCTGCCTTCTGCGACTTTTCGTCCTGAGTTGTTCTGGTCCAACAAGATGCACTTCTTTTTACCACCTGATCTGGTGGAACTAGTGCTGCCACTTGGACTCTACAAGCACAGCAAATACATCACAACAACTACATCTAAATAAAATGCTCTAACATTATTTACAAAAGAGAATAAGTTTGTAAATTTAACAATGAAGGCCTTCTGACACTAGCTTCGCCTTCATCTTCCGGAGCTTTAATTACTGATACATTATGGAGCGGCCATGCGATCTTTTCATTAACAGCATCACTCATTGTTGTCATGTCACTTGTTGGCCTCCATAGAAAAGCTTTCCCATTAATCACCTTAGCAACTCTCATAACTACAGCATTCGGACCCAAAGGAACATTGTTCACCAGCTCATATGGGTCAGTCGAACCCATAAAACCTTCAGCGATTACCTCAACGCCCTTAACCCAATCGTAGATTTTGCACCTTTCAAGATCATCTATGGTAGTTTGCTAAATTGACAATGCATATGGTTAGTATCatgttgaatttaaaaatactaacCTAAGTATACCTGCTAATGGAATTACCTTTGATCCTAACACATCCGAGGAAACTGGATGGTTGTTCGATTCACTATCTAGTATCAGTTTATCAATTGGCCATGGAATTTTGCATCACGCTGCTTCCTGAAGATTATGCACATCCGTAGTTGGCCTCCAAACAGATGCCTTCAGGTTTGATACCGACTTTACAACAACGGCCGCGGCGTTAGGACCAATCGGAATGCGACCAATCTTGTATGTACCTTCAGCAGAGCAGAATTCTCCTTCAGCGACAACAACATCTTCTGACTCACACCAATCAAGTATTTGAACTCTAGTTCcttctttgtatatatataactagcCTCAGATGGAGAAACACAATCATCATTGTTTTTctgtcaaaaaataaaatgaatcattGATTTTATATCAGTCAAGCAAATTCTACATTTTATAAGCAGTAATAACTAAAGAAAATTCACCTTATTCCCAGCTAAGTCACGGACCAGATTCTTCAAGCCTTTAATCTCGCTTTCCAAGTCGGCAAGTTTGGAGTCTCTAGCTGACAAGAATGCTAGTTTCGTAGCAGTAATCCCTCTTCCCAACCCTCTGACTCGTCCTGGTTTGTCTACTCCCAACACTTGACTAACAGcatctttttttatattaacaCTTGATGTGGAGTCCATTTGACTATCAAgtgaaattattttttcctGAGACAAACACAATATAAGTTATGGTCCTTTTCAATACCAAAAAGAGTAACTTAATTAATCAGACATTGAAACCTTACAATGGTTTCAGCAAACTCAGGTCTAACAGGTCTACCATCGGAGTGAGTGTGTCCTGCTATCCAGACCTTGCTCCGGCTAATCTTCTTAGGGTCtgcactctttttttttctacaagtGTATATTGTTTTACTTATCAGTTTGTTCTATCATTAGatataatataattacataCTGTTACTTACCATATCACAAGCTAGACGATTCATTCC is a genomic window containing:
- the LOC108815762 gene encoding uncharacterized protein LOC108815762, producing MTDSAPQSETEAYGLLRTAYFDSGEPDEPPSDHTGGEPVHGEHDEHSEFRKKVRDAETPLYLTCSKHTKVSAIMALYRIKVKSGMSVAYFDQLLSTLHDMLPEGNVLPKSTDSIKKFLKIFGLGYDMIHACKNDCILYRKQYEELETCPRCSASRWEIDKHNNEEKKGIPAKVLRYFPIKDRFKRMFRSSRMAEDLRWHANNATEDGIMRHPVDSLSWAQVNNKWPEFSSEARNLRLGLSTDGMSPFSLQNTKYSTWPVLLVNYNLPPTQCMKAENIMVTMLIPGPTALSNNIDVYDSFLKDKFTLKAMLLWTISDYPALGTLAGCKVKGKQACNVCGKDTPNRWLKFSRKKSNVLSEEQVAEDEENDETSDQWRWKKRSIFFDLPYWKDLPVRHNIDVMHVEKNLSDALLSTLMQSAKSKDGLKARQDLEDIGIRKNLHTQVRGKRFYLPPATYWLSKEEKKIFFQRLSAFRGPDGYCGNIGNSVSINPPSIGSLKSHDHHVLIQNLLPAALRGLLPRGPRVAVTRVCNYFNRLCQRAIDAEKLITLENEFVETMCQLERFFPPSLFDIMFHLPLHLAREARLGGPVHFRWMYPFERYMKTLKAYVKNFARPEACMAEGYLAGECIAFCLEFLKSVVPVEEVLNRNEDLQSDGMVIEGRPLQKGTEVILSEKDRDIAHRYVLMNMAIMDLMNLQELQDNDVRLATNETLLWKHHTQQFAEWVKNKIPSNSKDHSTKLRWLAFGPRFTAHTHKGFVINGNRFHIQSVKRKTQNSGVTYEAFNMCKSSARDTRHTADMVTYYGVITEIILLDYHMFSVPLFKCNWANRGYGVKEEDGFTLVNLHVNQTPYLQDPYILPSQAKHVFYSRR